Proteins from one Streptomyces sp. NBC_00390 genomic window:
- the cas7e gene encoding type I-E CRISPR-associated protein Cas7/Cse4/CasC, with protein sequence MNRIFLDVHALQTVPPSNLNRDDTGAPKTAVYGGVPRARVSSQAWKRATREYFGDENLLDPSELGVRTKKVAEVLAARITDLDSSLAEADALRLAAEVIETATGSKIEVPKRKASAAKDADDEPAPQSKYLMFLSARQLDGLARLAVDGASDIKAYLKDKDNKARAKEIADTRHSVDIALFGRMVADSADINVDAAVQVAHAISVHRVENESDYYTAVDDHNTDAEPGAGMIGTVDFNSATLYRYAALGVHQLANNLGQGLREDEPLTDPVRRAVEAFVHGFVASLPTGKINTFGHHTLPDAVIVKLRTTRPVSFVAAFEEPVRSEHSGGHVREASARLAEYIPDIERAYGDEETTRTWLLRVGPNTQKLAGLGTESANLTELVTSVGQAVAERLEKPA encoded by the coding sequence GTGAACCGCATCTTCCTCGACGTACACGCTCTGCAGACCGTCCCGCCCAGCAACCTCAACCGCGACGACACCGGAGCCCCGAAGACGGCCGTATACGGAGGCGTACCGCGCGCCCGCGTCTCCAGCCAGGCATGGAAGCGGGCCACCCGGGAGTACTTCGGCGACGAGAACTTGCTGGACCCGAGCGAGCTGGGCGTACGGACCAAGAAGGTCGCCGAGGTCCTCGCCGCACGGATCACCGACCTTGATTCCTCACTTGCCGAGGCCGACGCTCTGCGTCTGGCCGCCGAGGTGATCGAGACGGCCACCGGCTCCAAGATCGAGGTCCCCAAGCGCAAGGCGTCCGCGGCGAAGGACGCCGACGACGAACCGGCGCCGCAGTCCAAGTACCTGATGTTCCTCAGCGCCCGCCAGCTCGACGGTCTCGCGCGCCTCGCCGTCGACGGCGCCTCCGACATCAAGGCCTACCTGAAGGACAAGGACAACAAGGCGCGCGCCAAGGAGATCGCGGACACCCGGCACTCCGTCGACATCGCGCTGTTCGGCCGGATGGTGGCGGACTCCGCCGACATCAACGTCGACGCCGCCGTCCAGGTCGCCCACGCCATCAGCGTCCACCGCGTCGAGAACGAATCCGACTACTACACAGCCGTCGACGACCACAACACCGACGCGGAGCCGGGCGCCGGAATGATCGGCACCGTCGACTTCAACTCCGCAACCCTCTACCGCTACGCCGCGCTCGGCGTCCACCAGCTGGCCAACAACCTCGGCCAGGGACTGCGGGAGGACGAGCCCCTCACCGACCCCGTGCGCCGCGCCGTCGAAGCGTTCGTCCATGGCTTCGTGGCCTCCCTGCCGACCGGGAAGATCAACACGTTCGGCCACCACACCCTCCCCGACGCCGTCATCGTCAAGCTCCGCACCACGCGGCCTGTCAGCTTCGTCGCCGCCTTCGAAGAACCGGTCCGCAGCGAGCACAGCGGCGGCCACGTGCGCGAGGCGTCCGCACGCCTGGCGGAATACATCCCGGACATCGAGCGGGCCTACGGGGACGAGGAAACGACCCGCACCTGGCTCCTGCGCGTCGGCCCGAACACCCAGAAGCTCGCAGGCCTCGGAACCGAGTCGGCGAACCTGACCGAGCTCGTGACCTCGGTCGGCCAGGCCGTCGCCGAGCGCCTGGAGAAGCCCGCATGA
- a CDS encoding ParB N-terminal domain-containing protein, whose translation MTATPANIPEDLQPLVVPTQDLKPYHRNPRNGDVPAIAKSLTVNGQYKAIVVNRGTHTGRPNEILAGNHTYAAAVDLGWEHIAATWVDVDDEAAARIVIVDNRTSDLAGYDTVLLAEILAELPDLNGTGYDQDALAELLDDTSLPEPIALPSDGAGTGAAATVDYLQWGYLQWSTTRVRITSEEVETLNSRYGKFVDDTNSDLGFGWHLLQQAHEETEAS comes from the coding sequence GTGACCGCGACGCCCGCCAACATCCCCGAGGACCTCCAGCCGCTCGTCGTCCCCACCCAGGACCTCAAGCCGTATCACCGCAACCCACGCAACGGCGACGTTCCTGCCATCGCCAAATCCCTGACCGTCAACGGCCAGTACAAAGCGATCGTCGTCAACCGAGGCACCCACACCGGACGCCCCAACGAAATCCTGGCCGGTAACCACACCTACGCGGCCGCCGTCGACCTCGGCTGGGAACACATCGCCGCGACGTGGGTCGACGTAGACGACGAGGCCGCAGCCCGCATCGTCATCGTCGACAACCGCACATCCGACCTCGCCGGATACGACACCGTGCTCCTGGCCGAGATCCTTGCCGAACTGCCCGACCTCAACGGCACCGGCTACGACCAGGACGCCCTCGCCGAACTCCTCGACGACACCAGCTTGCCCGAGCCCATCGCCCTGCCCAGCGACGGCGCCGGCACCGGAGCCGCAGCCACCGTCGACTACCTCCAGTGGGGCTACCTTCAGTGGTCGACCACCCGCGTCCGGATCACCTCCGAAGAGGTCGAAACCCTCAACTCCCGCTACGGCAAGTTCGTCGACGACACCAACAGCGACCTCGGCTTCGGCTGGCACCTCCTCCAGCAGGCCCACGAGGAGACCGAAGCCTCATGA
- a CDS encoding methyltransferase domain-containing protein translates to MSAPTTTFHEAYPLDELRAADYNPRRLSQDAFVRLQTSLRRHGIVKPVILNADGTLVAGHQRTKGLKAIGITHTPAVMLGTKVRLQDEIQFNLLHNRVETEASVVYAEPGELGTWSWIPWQTIRVADRKNLSFVNAIGHMTAGHGPWGSVVIDDQGRIVLNAEYAVVAVASRFDLLAWTVPSSEAAQLHADLTGEYGVYDWSAIEDKAPVWNQHIVQPKRLRQFSSKAKQGKLSYGSETWDQLVVPWLKPTQRVVDFGAGYGDYAKHLRAKGFNVHDYEPYRCTPGSYAVDIKAVVGMIRDIDKDLRANGLYEVVVLDSVINATTSLDYQHWVLTTVNALCAADGLVCLGTRNLARELRDEQAQRVTSQAATTRMSFLDDDNVEMNFVKGKWQKLRFHTPDTLEALLRRYFGDVKVSDPSGSNLKAVCRDPLPLPEADYQKAFEEEFNMPYPNDFRHGRHLELVGNLIKLVLERNEARMG, encoded by the coding sequence ATGAGCGCACCGACCACGACGTTCCACGAGGCGTACCCACTCGACGAGCTGCGTGCCGCCGACTACAACCCGCGCCGCCTCAGCCAGGACGCCTTCGTACGCCTCCAGACATCACTACGCCGCCACGGCATCGTCAAGCCCGTCATCCTCAACGCCGACGGCACGCTCGTCGCAGGCCACCAGAGAACCAAGGGCCTCAAGGCCATCGGTATCACCCACACCCCCGCAGTCATGCTTGGCACCAAGGTCCGCCTCCAGGACGAGATCCAGTTCAACCTCCTGCACAACCGCGTCGAAACCGAAGCGTCAGTCGTCTACGCCGAGCCTGGCGAACTCGGCACCTGGTCATGGATCCCCTGGCAGACCATCCGCGTCGCCGACCGCAAGAACCTGTCCTTCGTCAACGCCATCGGCCACATGACCGCCGGCCACGGCCCCTGGGGCAGCGTCGTCATCGACGACCAGGGCCGCATCGTCCTCAACGCCGAATACGCTGTCGTTGCCGTAGCCTCCCGCTTCGACCTCCTCGCCTGGACAGTCCCATCCTCGGAAGCCGCGCAGCTGCACGCCGACCTCACTGGCGAGTACGGCGTCTACGACTGGTCCGCCATCGAGGACAAGGCCCCCGTATGGAATCAGCACATCGTCCAGCCCAAGCGTCTGCGGCAGTTCTCCTCCAAGGCCAAGCAGGGGAAGCTCTCGTACGGGTCTGAGACCTGGGACCAGCTCGTCGTGCCCTGGCTCAAGCCCACGCAGCGCGTTGTCGACTTCGGCGCGGGCTACGGCGACTATGCCAAGCACCTGCGAGCCAAGGGCTTCAACGTCCACGACTACGAGCCCTACCGGTGCACCCCCGGCTCGTACGCTGTCGACATCAAGGCCGTCGTCGGCATGATCCGCGACATCGACAAGGACCTGCGCGCCAACGGCCTCTACGAAGTCGTCGTCCTCGACTCCGTCATCAACGCCACCACCAGCCTCGACTACCAGCACTGGGTCCTCACCACCGTCAACGCCCTGTGCGCTGCCGACGGACTTGTCTGCCTCGGCACCCGTAACCTCGCGCGCGAACTCCGGGACGAGCAGGCCCAGCGCGTCACCTCCCAGGCCGCAACGACCCGGATGTCCTTTCTCGACGACGACAATGTCGAGATGAACTTCGTCAAGGGAAAGTGGCAGAAGCTCCGCTTCCACACCCCCGACACGCTCGAAGCCCTCCTTCGCCGGTACTTCGGAGACGTAAAGGTCAGTGACCCCAGCGGATCCAATCTCAAGGCGGTGTGCCGCGACCCGCTCCCCCTGCCGGAAGCCGACTATCAGAAGGCATTCGAAGAGGAATTCAACATGCCCTATCCGAATGACTTCCGTCACGGGCGACACCTGGAATTGGTGGGAAATTTGATAAAATTGGTATTGGAAAGAAATGAGGCCCGAATGGGCTGA
- the casA gene encoding type I-E CRISPR-associated protein Cse1/CasA, giving the protein MPDPSEVTADGDGVLSFDLTTRPWIPVLRLDGTQDDLSLRDVFGQAGHLRRVVGDLPTQEFALMRLLLALTYDALDGPQDIDQWADLWADEECFAPVAAYLNKHRGLFDLLDAHAPFFQVAGLHTAKNEVFSLNRIVADVPNGEPFFSSRMPTVDRLTFAEAARWVVHAHAYDTSGIKTGVDGDDRVKGGKVYPLGVGWAGNLGGVFVEVRTLRETLLLNLVAGDTSGLRFDRDDRPAWRREACGPGAAPQRQPMGPRDLYTWQTRRLRLHFDAEGVHGVVLGYGDPLTARNKHTVEPMTAWRRSKAQEKKHGEALAYLPREHDPARSAWRGIASLIADRSEASQGSDAAEYLRPGVLEWIARLVTEGELERGFLIRARVIGPQYGTQQSVIDEVVDDQVAMAVVLLHQQNREFAQQAIDAVNDADHAVHALGDLATDLARATGSETEGPRASARDLGFAALDTPYRTWLAHLADADDPYEQRTAWQRQVHGIVSRLGDRLIADAGDAAWQGRTVEAKSGTLWLNSALADRWFRSRLGRCLGHPFPTDQPAADAAPESATSTKAHA; this is encoded by the coding sequence GTGCCTGATCCGAGCGAAGTGACAGCAGACGGCGACGGCGTGCTGTCGTTCGACCTCACCACTCGGCCGTGGATTCCGGTGCTCAGGCTCGACGGCACGCAGGACGATCTCTCGCTGCGGGACGTCTTCGGACAGGCAGGCCATCTGCGCCGCGTCGTCGGAGACCTGCCCACCCAAGAATTCGCGCTCATGCGGCTGCTGCTGGCCCTGACCTACGATGCCCTCGACGGACCTCAGGACATCGACCAATGGGCGGACCTGTGGGCGGACGAGGAGTGTTTCGCCCCCGTGGCGGCCTACCTCAACAAGCACAGGGGCCTGTTCGACCTGCTCGACGCGCATGCACCGTTCTTCCAGGTCGCCGGATTACACACGGCGAAGAACGAAGTGTTCTCGCTCAACCGGATCGTCGCCGACGTCCCCAACGGAGAGCCGTTCTTCAGCTCGAGAATGCCCACCGTCGACCGGCTCACCTTCGCTGAGGCTGCCCGCTGGGTCGTCCACGCCCACGCCTACGACACCTCCGGCATCAAGACGGGCGTGGACGGCGACGATCGTGTCAAGGGTGGCAAGGTGTACCCGCTCGGCGTCGGCTGGGCCGGCAACCTCGGCGGAGTGTTCGTTGAGGTGCGCACCCTGCGTGAGACGCTGCTGCTCAACCTTGTCGCCGGCGACACCAGCGGCCTGCGGTTCGACCGCGACGACCGTCCGGCCTGGCGTCGCGAGGCATGCGGCCCCGGCGCTGCGCCGCAGCGGCAGCCCATGGGCCCACGCGACCTGTACACCTGGCAGACCCGCCGCTTGCGGCTCCACTTCGATGCAGAGGGCGTGCACGGTGTCGTCCTCGGCTACGGCGACCCCCTCACCGCACGCAATAAGCACACCGTCGAGCCGATGACCGCCTGGCGTCGCAGCAAGGCACAAGAGAAGAAGCACGGCGAGGCACTGGCCTACCTGCCGCGTGAGCACGATCCGGCGCGCTCCGCGTGGCGGGGGATCGCCTCTCTGATCGCCGACCGGAGCGAAGCTTCGCAGGGCTCGGACGCCGCCGAGTATCTGCGGCCCGGAGTCCTCGAGTGGATCGCCCGCTTGGTGACCGAAGGGGAGCTGGAGCGGGGCTTCCTCATCCGGGCCAGGGTGATCGGCCCGCAGTACGGCACCCAGCAATCCGTGATCGACGAGGTCGTCGACGACCAGGTGGCCATGGCCGTGGTCCTGCTCCACCAGCAAAACCGCGAATTCGCCCAGCAGGCCATCGATGCCGTCAACGACGCCGACCACGCCGTGCATGCCCTCGGTGACCTCGCCACAGATCTGGCCCGCGCGACAGGCAGCGAGACCGAAGGGCCCCGCGCGAGTGCACGCGACCTCGGGTTCGCGGCCCTCGACACCCCCTACCGCACCTGGCTGGCACACCTGGCCGACGCCGACGACCCGTACGAGCAGCGCACCGCATGGCAGCGCCAGGTGCACGGCATTGTGAGCAGGCTCGGTGACCGGCTGATCGCCGACGCCGGTGATGCCGCATGGCAGGGCCGGACCGTGGAGGCAAAGAGCGGCACCCTGTGGCTCAACTCCGCCCTCGCAGACCGATGGTTCCGATCCCGCCTCGGCAGATGCCTGGGCCACCCCTTCCCCACCGATCAGCCGGCCGCAGATGCCGCACCGGAATCCGCAACCTCTACGAAGGCGCACGCATGA
- the casB gene encoding type I-E CRISPR-associated protein Cse2/CasB, whose product MTTVTAPPSDRVAQITREQISHLQRGYLGDQPRAVAALARLRRGAGREAGQLPDLWDLVSTAPLHQPLDGAPPLGESDLIRAEDAVHVALTLWALHQQSRPTGMHQGDSRQRPRGLGAAVRQMMPGSEIDEALRKRLVRAGTAPDLTTLAQRLRDIVVLLRREDIPLDYALLAGQLYTWQRPGGPDTVRRAWGRSFHAWRDPQEPGTDQQTPSDDSSANSDTAATA is encoded by the coding sequence ATGACAACCGTCACCGCACCTCCGTCCGACCGCGTCGCACAGATCACCCGCGAACAGATCTCTCACCTGCAGAGGGGATACCTGGGCGACCAGCCGAGGGCGGTGGCAGCCCTGGCCCGACTCCGCCGCGGAGCGGGCCGGGAGGCCGGCCAACTCCCTGACTTGTGGGACCTCGTCAGTACCGCACCTTTGCACCAACCGCTTGACGGAGCACCGCCGCTGGGCGAGAGCGATCTGATCCGCGCAGAGGACGCCGTGCATGTCGCCCTCACCCTGTGGGCCCTGCACCAGCAGTCCCGCCCCACGGGCATGCACCAGGGCGACAGCCGCCAGAGACCGCGGGGGCTGGGGGCAGCAGTACGGCAGATGATGCCCGGCAGCGAAATCGACGAAGCGTTGCGCAAGCGCCTGGTGCGGGCCGGTACCGCACCGGACCTCACCACCCTCGCCCAGCGCCTGCGGGACATCGTCGTGCTGCTGCGCCGCGAGGACATCCCACTCGACTACGCCCTGCTTGCCGGCCAGCTCTACACATGGCAACGGCCCGGCGGCCCGGACACCGTACGCCGGGCATGGGGCCGCTCGTTCCACGCCTGGCGCGACCCTCAGGAGCCCGGGACGGACCAGCAGACACCCTCCGACGACTCATCCGCCAACAGCGACACCGCAGCCACCGCATAA
- the cas3 gene encoding CRISPR-associated helicase Cas3' gives MTGEGEPRSGLGYRLGGPVLTVWAKHDRQSDGWLPLWRHMEDSAAVAGLLWDSWLPASVRKLIADALPSGVQDARLLAVWLAAVHDIGKATPAFACQVDPLADRMREQGLQMRSARAMGPDRRIAPHGLAGQVLLGEWLEERHGWTVKQTGQFTVVVGGHHGVPPEHGQIVDVHKHEHLLRTPGQSRAVWRRVQEELLEACADVYGVRDRLGAWRTVKLPQPVQVLLSALVIVADWIASNPDLFPYFPQDEARSGEKRVAAAWRGLDLPVPWSPSEPDGDADELFASRFDLPPGAKVRPVQEAAVELARAMAEPGLMVVEAPMGEGKTEAALAVAEIFAARSGAGGVFFALPTMATGNAMFPRLLDWLERLPSPPGARHSVLLAHSKAALNEDFADLMREGSQRIAAVDTDSPPEPAWRPSHQVRSAPAELVAHAWLRGRKKAMLSSFVAGTVDQLLFAGLKSRHLALRHLAVAGKVVIIDEAHAYDTYMSAYLDRVLAWLGAYRVPVVVLSATLPAARRRELVEVYAGAGTASGASAFEAVAQADGYPLLTAVTHGGAPLMRHPSASARGTDVVLEQMDDDLDALVERLADELDAGGCALVVRNTVKRVLETAKVLRTRFGDEQVTVAHSCFVDVDRAAKDASLLECFGPPGKATHRPGGPRIVVASQVAEQSLDVDFDLLVTDLCPVDLLLQRMGRLHRHQRGPDQIDRPQKLRSARCLVTGVDWQADVPAPVRGSVAVYGAYALLRSAAGLLPHLDGPRRPVRLPQDISPLVQNAYADEEAAGPASWAEAMAGAREGYERHRADQAERASVFRLDAVGRPGRPLFGWVAAGVGDADDTRAGRAQVRDSRESLEVVVVQRRNDGALATLPWLADDHHGNELGGLELSQDQVPSFRAARAAASCGLRLPIQFSYPEVMDRAIGELEELYVPAWQVKDSHWLAGQLILALDEDCQTQLAGFQLNYSPTDGLEVTRA, from the coding sequence ATGACGGGTGAGGGGGAGCCCCGATCAGGGCTCGGATACAGGCTTGGCGGACCAGTGTTGACGGTGTGGGCCAAGCACGACAGGCAGTCTGACGGGTGGCTGCCCCTGTGGCGGCACATGGAGGACAGCGCCGCCGTGGCAGGCCTGTTGTGGGACTCGTGGCTGCCAGCGAGTGTACGGAAGCTGATCGCCGATGCCTTGCCGAGCGGTGTGCAGGACGCCCGGCTGCTTGCGGTGTGGCTGGCGGCGGTGCATGACATCGGGAAGGCGACGCCGGCGTTCGCCTGTCAGGTCGACCCGCTTGCCGATCGGATGCGTGAGCAGGGACTTCAGATGCGTTCGGCGCGTGCCATGGGGCCGGATCGCAGGATCGCTCCGCACGGACTGGCCGGTCAGGTGCTGTTGGGGGAGTGGCTCGAGGAGCGTCATGGCTGGACGGTGAAACAGACAGGGCAGTTCACCGTCGTCGTGGGTGGCCATCACGGCGTGCCTCCGGAGCACGGGCAGATCGTGGACGTGCACAAGCATGAGCACCTGCTGCGCACCCCTGGACAGAGCCGTGCTGTGTGGCGCCGGGTGCAGGAGGAGTTACTCGAGGCGTGCGCCGATGTATACGGCGTGCGGGATCGGCTCGGGGCATGGCGAACGGTCAAACTGCCCCAGCCGGTACAGGTGTTGCTCAGCGCACTTGTGATCGTCGCCGACTGGATAGCCAGCAACCCGGACCTCTTTCCGTACTTCCCGCAAGACGAGGCCCGTAGCGGTGAGAAACGCGTCGCCGCGGCGTGGCGCGGGCTGGACCTCCCGGTGCCCTGGTCGCCCAGTGAGCCGGATGGCGACGCTGATGAGCTGTTCGCCTCCCGCTTCGATCTGCCGCCGGGTGCCAAGGTGCGGCCGGTGCAGGAGGCGGCCGTGGAGTTGGCCCGGGCGATGGCCGAGCCGGGGCTGATGGTGGTCGAGGCGCCGATGGGAGAGGGCAAGACGGAGGCCGCCCTCGCTGTGGCCGAGATTTTCGCCGCCCGCTCGGGGGCCGGCGGCGTGTTCTTCGCGCTGCCCACCATGGCTACTGGCAACGCGATGTTCCCCCGCTTGCTCGACTGGCTCGAGCGGCTGCCTTCACCGCCTGGTGCCCGGCACTCGGTTCTGCTCGCGCACTCCAAGGCTGCTCTCAATGAGGATTTCGCCGATCTGATGCGCGAGGGCAGCCAGCGGATCGCCGCTGTCGATACGGACTCGCCGCCTGAGCCGGCGTGGCGGCCCTCGCACCAGGTGCGTTCGGCCCCCGCCGAGCTCGTCGCGCACGCGTGGCTGCGCGGGCGCAAGAAGGCCATGCTGTCCTCGTTCGTCGCTGGAACGGTCGATCAGCTCCTGTTCGCCGGGCTCAAGAGCCGTCACCTGGCACTGCGTCATCTCGCCGTCGCCGGCAAGGTCGTCATCATCGATGAGGCACACGCCTACGACACGTACATGAGCGCCTACCTGGATCGGGTGCTGGCGTGGCTGGGTGCCTACCGGGTGCCGGTGGTGGTGCTGTCTGCGACTCTGCCGGCGGCCAGGCGACGCGAGCTCGTCGAGGTGTACGCGGGCGCCGGCACCGCATCCGGTGCTTCGGCGTTCGAAGCGGTGGCCCAGGCTGACGGCTATCCGCTGCTGACCGCGGTGACGCACGGAGGGGCACCTCTCATGAGGCACCCCTCGGCGTCGGCCCGCGGGACGGACGTCGTACTCGAACAGATGGACGACGACCTGGACGCCCTGGTCGAACGGCTGGCCGATGAACTCGACGCCGGGGGGTGCGCGCTGGTCGTCCGTAACACCGTCAAGCGGGTCCTGGAGACCGCCAAGGTGCTGCGAACACGGTTCGGCGATGAGCAGGTGACCGTCGCTCACTCGTGCTTCGTCGATGTGGACCGGGCAGCCAAGGACGCCAGTCTTCTCGAGTGTTTCGGCCCGCCCGGTAAGGCCACGCACCGACCTGGCGGCCCGCGCATCGTGGTCGCCAGCCAGGTTGCCGAGCAGTCCCTCGACGTGGACTTCGATCTGCTCGTCACCGACCTGTGCCCGGTCGACCTGCTGCTGCAGCGGATGGGAAGGCTTCACCGCCATCAGCGAGGTCCCGATCAGATTGACCGTCCCCAAAAGCTGCGCAGCGCCCGCTGCCTGGTCACCGGGGTCGACTGGCAGGCCGACGTGCCGGCACCGGTACGGGGATCGGTAGCGGTGTACGGCGCTTACGCGCTGCTGCGTTCCGCGGCCGGGCTGCTGCCCCACCTCGACGGCCCGCGGCGTCCGGTGCGGCTGCCGCAGGACATCAGTCCGCTCGTGCAGAACGCCTACGCGGACGAAGAAGCGGCCGGACCTGCGAGCTGGGCCGAAGCAATGGCCGGGGCACGTGAGGGATACGAACGACACCGCGCCGACCAGGCCGAGCGCGCTTCCGTCTTCCGGCTGGATGCCGTCGGCAGACCGGGCAGGCCGCTGTTCGGGTGGGTCGCGGCGGGAGTGGGCGACGCGGACGATACCCGGGCCGGGCGCGCCCAAGTCCGGGACAGCAGGGAGAGCTTGGAAGTCGTCGTCGTGCAGCGCCGCAACGACGGGGCACTGGCCACGCTGCCGTGGCTCGCCGACGACCACCACGGAAACGAGCTCGGGGGCCTGGAGCTGTCCCAGGACCAGGTTCCGTCCTTCCGGGCTGCACGAGCCGCGGCCAGTTGCGGACTGCGCCTGCCGATTCAGTTCTCCTACCCCGAAGTCATGGACCGAGCGATCGGCGAACTCGAGGAACTCTACGTACCTGCCTGGCAGGTGAAGGACAGCCACTGGCTCGCCGGCCAGCTGATTCTCGCGCTCGACGAGGACTGTCAGACCCAACTGGCAGGGTTCCAACTCAACTACAGCCCCACCGACGGTCTTGAGGTGACCCGTGCCTGA
- a CDS encoding terminase large subunit domain-containing protein produces the protein MAARDRTELLARYRTLPAAQRRAIAAEASPELRVQLVRAEKQIAMDRSPGALAAVLTGGRELQAPHLDLIDQAFIDMAEGRADRVMLTMPPRHGKSRRASRWAPLWYLRRNPGHRMMIASYSSDLADDHGRWIRDAIYTWGDDLGVHLKTGSSAANRFDIAGGEGGLLAAGIGGGLTGRGAHIAIVDDPVKDMADADSSTMRKRAWDWWTSVLQTRLEPVGAICLIQTRWHEDDLAGRILATERDAWRVIDLPALADNPEDPLGRALGEPLWPARFNKAHHAKTRRRVGERVWGALYMQKPRPPEGGVWQRAWIDNARINAVQFAGLDMARIVVSVDPAGGESTVGDETGIIGAARDFDRNLYLLADRSGSMGANDWGLTACRLALELKADAIVVEKNYGGDMTRQVITQAWEQLRREGVTSGLLMPMVLEVTAKVGKRLRAAPVAQLYEQQLVHHVGDYSQLEDQMVTWVEGMDSPDRMDAAVHGLTELADPDQLETLPAGTHDERFDGRR, from the coding sequence ATGGCGGCTCGCGATCGTACCGAGCTCCTGGCCCGGTACCGGACCCTGCCGGCCGCTCAACGCCGTGCCATCGCAGCGGAGGCGTCACCCGAGCTACGCGTGCAGCTCGTCCGCGCCGAGAAGCAGATAGCCATGGACCGGTCGCCCGGCGCGCTCGCCGCGGTACTGACCGGAGGTCGCGAATTGCAGGCTCCGCACCTCGATCTGATTGACCAGGCATTCATCGACATGGCCGAGGGCCGCGCCGATCGCGTGATGCTCACCATGCCCCCGCGGCACGGCAAGAGCCGCCGAGCCAGCCGCTGGGCCCCGCTGTGGTACCTGCGCCGCAATCCCGGCCACCGCATGATGATCGCCTCGTACTCCTCCGACCTGGCCGATGACCACGGCAGGTGGATCAGGGACGCCATTTACACCTGGGGCGACGACCTCGGCGTCCACCTCAAGACCGGATCATCCGCCGCCAACCGCTTCGACATCGCAGGAGGCGAAGGCGGACTCCTCGCCGCTGGCATCGGCGGCGGCCTCACCGGACGCGGCGCTCACATTGCCATCGTCGACGACCCGGTCAAGGACATGGCAGACGCCGACTCCTCGACCATGCGCAAACGCGCCTGGGACTGGTGGACCTCCGTTCTTCAGACCCGCCTCGAACCCGTCGGCGCGATCTGCCTCATTCAGACCCGCTGGCACGAAGACGACCTCGCCGGACGCATCCTCGCCACCGAACGTGACGCCTGGCGCGTCATCGACCTGCCCGCCCTCGCCGACAACCCCGAAGACCCCCTCGGCCGCGCCCTCGGCGAACCGCTCTGGCCCGCCCGCTTCAACAAGGCCCACCATGCCAAGACCCGCAGGCGCGTCGGCGAACGCGTATGGGGAGCCCTCTACATGCAGAAGCCGCGACCGCCAGAGGGAGGCGTATGGCAGCGCGCATGGATCGACAACGCCCGCATCAACGCCGTCCAGTTCGCCGGCCTCGACATGGCCCGCATCGTCGTCTCCGTCGACCCTGCTGGCGGAGAGTCCACCGTAGGCGACGAAACCGGCATCATCGGCGCCGCCCGCGACTTCGACCGCAACTTGTACCTCCTCGCCGACCGCTCCGGCTCCATGGGCGCCAACGACTGGGGCCTCACCGCCTGCCGCCTTGCCCTGGAGTTGAAGGCAGACGCGATCGTGGTCGAGAAGAACTACGGCGGAGACATGACACGCCAGGTCATCACCCAAGCCTGGGAACAGCTTCGCCGTGAAGGCGTCACCAGCGGCCTCCTCATGCCCATGGTGCTGGAGGTAACCGCCAAGGTCGGAAAGCGGCTGCGCGCTGCACCTGTAGCCCAGCTCTACGAGCAGCAGCTCGTCCACCACGTCGGCGACTACTCCCAGCTTGAGGACCAGATGGTCACCTGGGTCGAAGGAATGGACAGCCCAGACCGCATGGACGCCGCTGTACACGGCCTGACCGAGCTCGCGGATCCTGATCAGCTGGAGACACTCCCCGCTGGCACTCACGACGAACGGTTCGACGGCAGGCGCTGA